In Duganella zoogloeoides, a single genomic region encodes these proteins:
- a CDS encoding pseudouridine synthase has protein sequence MNNPKSPETVNDAAEVAVAKPKRRTKAQIAAESSGVADAAPVAAVASDAAPAAKPKRKPKADASAAAAAPAVVEAVAAEAATVAVKKPRAKPAAKVVAEATAAPAAAAAPAAAAPAVATSAPAAAAAAAPAVAAPVADRVAAADAPAKPARAPRARKAVADAAASAAAQPAEAPAAEAAAGDAAPADGVPRIDRGQRPRGPRQMREQRAVREALMPKVEAVEAAPAAAVEGAAGAEGAEGAVEARQPNERGQRNGRQGGQGGAQAGQPRNGKNGKGKNAKGRGQPGDKPSDADAVFSFVTSDAFDSEEGGRGRQPQKAARRDLTADDDAPKLHKVLAEAGLGSRRDMEDLIVAGRVSVNGEPAHIGQRILPTDAVRINGKLIQRRVSKKPPRVLVYHKPAGEIVSTDDPEGRPSVFSRLPTMKAGKWLAVGRLDFNTEGLLLFTTSGDLANRLMHPRYGIDREYAVRTLGVLEEGMRQKLLAGVELEDGLAQFSKIADGGGEGINKWYRVIIGEGRNREVRRMFEAIGLTVSRLIRTRYGAMTLPSSLKRGRWEELEENQVRDMLAVYGVEKKGGADGAAAAAPARAGKGPQAKPVQNKGPEKRPQRSRAEYDDRDDDDEDDLDEPNFNRADVSNDNALPFAKPPRGQGRGQVGQGGFGGGQGRPNGGGQGRGAGGGQGGGQGGRAGGGNGRAGGAQGSSRPGGRPQGIGAYAGGRPLGDAAPARASGPRPQGQGGQGGQGRGQQAKPANKGPRQPDPLQTTFGFGNSSGAPRRGQQQPRGGASDHGMPRRRKG, from the coding sequence ATGAACAATCCTAAATCCCCAGAGACAGTCAACGACGCCGCCGAAGTAGCGGTCGCCAAGCCCAAGCGCCGCACCAAGGCCCAGATCGCAGCGGAAAGCAGCGGCGTTGCCGATGCGGCCCCGGTTGCTGCCGTGGCGAGCGATGCCGCGCCGGCCGCCAAGCCGAAACGCAAGCCCAAGGCCGATGCGTCCGCAGCAGCGGCAGCGCCGGCAGTGGTCGAGGCGGTTGCCGCCGAGGCCGCGACGGTCGCCGTGAAAAAGCCGCGCGCCAAGCCGGCTGCCAAGGTTGTCGCTGAGGCAACTGCTGCTCCTGCCGCCGCAGCCGCGCCTGCCGCCGCTGCGCCTGCTGTTGCTACTTCTGCTCCTGCCGCTGCTGCCGCCGCTGCGCCAGCTGTTGCCGCGCCAGTCGCCGACCGCGTCGCTGCTGCTGACGCGCCAGCCAAGCCGGCCCGCGCGCCGCGCGCCCGCAAAGCCGTGGCCGATGCCGCAGCGTCCGCCGCCGCACAGCCGGCCGAGGCGCCAGCTGCCGAAGCTGCCGCCGGCGACGCCGCGCCTGCCGATGGCGTACCGCGCATCGACCGTGGCCAGCGTCCGCGTGGCCCGCGCCAGATGCGCGAACAGCGCGCCGTGCGCGAAGCGCTGATGCCGAAGGTGGAAGCGGTGGAAGCTGCTCCTGCTGCGGCAGTGGAAGGCGCTGCGGGTGCCGAAGGTGCCGAGGGCGCTGTGGAAGCGCGCCAGCCGAACGAGCGCGGCCAACGCAACGGCCGCCAGGGTGGCCAGGGCGGCGCCCAAGCCGGCCAGCCACGCAATGGCAAAAACGGCAAGGGCAAGAACGCCAAAGGCCGCGGCCAGCCCGGCGACAAGCCGAGCGACGCCGATGCCGTGTTCTCGTTCGTCACGTCCGACGCCTTCGACAGCGAAGAAGGTGGCCGTGGCCGCCAGCCGCAAAAAGCAGCGCGCCGCGATCTGACCGCCGACGACGATGCACCGAAGCTGCACAAGGTGCTGGCTGAGGCCGGTCTCGGCTCGCGCCGCGACATGGAAGACCTGATCGTTGCCGGCCGCGTGTCGGTCAACGGCGAGCCGGCCCACATCGGCCAGCGCATCCTGCCGACCGATGCGGTCCGCATCAATGGCAAGCTGATCCAGCGCCGCGTGAGCAAGAAGCCGCCGCGCGTGCTGGTGTACCACAAGCCTGCCGGCGAAATCGTCTCGACCGATGATCCGGAAGGCCGTCCATCGGTGTTTTCGCGCCTGCCGACCATGAAGGCCGGCAAGTGGCTGGCCGTCGGCCGCCTCGACTTCAATACCGAAGGCCTGCTGCTGTTTACCACGTCCGGTGACCTGGCCAACCGCCTGATGCACCCGCGCTACGGTATCGACCGCGAATACGCGGTGCGTACCCTGGGCGTGCTGGAAGAAGGCATGCGTCAAAAGCTGCTGGCCGGCGTCGAGCTCGAAGACGGCCTGGCGCAGTTCTCGAAAATCGCCGACGGTGGCGGCGAGGGCATCAACAAGTGGTACCGCGTGATCATCGGCGAAGGCCGTAACCGCGAAGTGCGCCGCATGTTCGAAGCGATCGGTCTGACCGTCTCGCGCCTGATCCGTACCCGCTACGGCGCCATGACCCTGCCGAGCAGCCTGAAGCGCGGCCGCTGGGAAGAGCTGGAAGAAAACCAGGTGCGCGACATGCTGGCCGTGTACGGCGTCGAGAAAAAAGGCGGCGCCGACGGTGCGGCTGCTGCCGCACCTGCGCGTGCCGGCAAGGGCCCGCAAGCCAAGCCGGTTCAGAACAAGGGCCCGGAAAAGCGTCCGCAACGTAGCCGTGCAGAATACGACGACCGTGACGACGACGACGAGGACGACCTCGACGAACCGAACTTCAACCGCGCCGATGTCAGCAACGACAACGCGCTGCCATTCGCCAAGCCGCCACGCGGCCAGGGCCGTGGTCAGGTTGGTCAGGGCGGCTTCGGTGGCGGCCAGGGCCGTCCGAACGGCGGTGGCCAGGGGCGCGGCGCGGGCGGCGGCCAGGGCGGTGGCCAGGGTGGCCGCGCCGGTGGCGGCAATGGCCGTGCCGGTGGCGCCCAGGGATCGAGCCGTCCCGGTGGTCGTCCGCAGGGCATTGGTGCGTACGCTGGCGGCCGTCCGCTCGGCGATGCGGCGCCGGCGCGTGCCAGCGGTCCGCGTCCGCAAGGGCAGGGCGGCCAGGGTGGCCAGGGACGTGGCCAGCAGGCCAAGCCGGCCAACAAAGGCCCGCGCCAGCCCGATCCGTTGCAAACCACGTTTGGTTTCGGCAACAGCAGTGGCGCACCGCGTCGCGGTCAGCAGCAGCCGCGTGGCGGCGCCAGCGACCACGGCATGCCGCGTCGTCGGAAGGGTTAA
- the scpB gene encoding SMC-Scp complex subunit ScpB, with the protein MDNAEAKKVLETALLCAREPLTIHSLKKLFVDEEQPPGEHDAVVGAEQIRELLEELGRDWAGKGVEVVSLSSGWRFQSRPEMKHYLDRLSPEKPPRYSRATLETLAIIAYRQPVTRGDIEEIRGVAVNSQTIKMLEDRGWVDVVGHRDVVGRPSLLGTTRQFLDDLGLNSLSQLPPLQQISESQGSGPDMAALEAALQQNFEKAAHGDRVAQADDGTEVPVAIAAATSPDSGQEVNQDPVHRPDVTVDEHKQETNNEQS; encoded by the coding sequence ATGGATAATGCTGAGGCCAAAAAAGTCCTCGAAACCGCCTTGCTATGCGCCCGTGAGCCGTTGACCATCCACAGTCTGAAAAAGCTGTTTGTCGACGAGGAGCAACCGCCGGGCGAACACGACGCCGTGGTCGGCGCCGAACAGATCAGGGAATTGCTGGAAGAGCTGGGCCGCGACTGGGCCGGCAAGGGCGTGGAAGTGGTCAGCCTGTCGAGTGGCTGGCGGTTCCAGAGCCGTCCCGAGATGAAGCATTATCTCGACCGGCTCAGCCCTGAAAAGCCGCCGCGCTACTCGCGGGCCACGCTGGAAACGCTGGCCATCATCGCCTACCGCCAGCCTGTCACGCGCGGCGATATCGAGGAAATTCGCGGCGTTGCCGTGAATTCACAGACGATCAAGATGCTGGAAGACCGTGGTTGGGTCGATGTGGTGGGCCACCGCGACGTGGTGGGCCGGCCTTCTTTGCTGGGCACCACGCGCCAGTTTCTCGACGACCTGGGCTTGAATTCCCTGTCCCAGTTACCGCCGTTGCAGCAAATCAGTGAATCGCAGGGTAGTGGTCCCGATATGGCCGCGCTGGAAGCGGCCCTGCAGCAGAACTTTGAAAAAGCCGCGCACGGCGACCGTGTCGCGCAAGCAGACGATGGCACGGAGGTGCCGGTGGCTATAGCAGCCGCGACTAGCCCGGACTCCGGCCAAGAAGTTAATCAAGATCCTGTGCATCGTCCCGATGTCACGGTCGATGAGCACAAGCAAGAAACGAATAATGAACAATCCTAA
- the infB gene encoding translation initiation factor IF-2, producing MASNNVAQFATELKMPADLLLTQLRSAGVEKSSTSDPLSKDDKDKLLDHLRRTHGAAAEVEKKKITLTRKETTEIKQADANGKARTIQVAVKKTRTFVQRDEPVTTAPAAPAAPVIDPAEVARREEEVRKQAELIARQEADLREKQERLAKLDAEKEAQAKATADAEARAKKEADAEAKRDAEQAAAKAAASALNAANSNANASATATDAAASAAAAAAAAAADAQKKAAAEEAKKKADAAAKEAAEKAAATDRARKAVADEVAQIKAMMNAPRRAIKAPEPVPVPVKPKVAEGTLHKPATTAATAAKPGDKPGDKKPGDKKSIKSANVASTWSDDKKRGAPGGGKGRGAPSGPSTGRDSWRGGKGGRRHSQSDDRETNFQAPTEAVVKDVHVPETITVAELAHKMSVKASEVIKQLMKLGQMCTINQVLDQETAMIVVEEMGHKAHAAEEDDPEAILADQGEHAHFESKPRAPVVTVMGHVDHGKTSLLDYIRRAKVASGEAGGITQHIGAYHVDTPRGMITFLDTPGHEAFTAMRARGAKATDIVILVVAADDGVMPQTKEAIAHAKAAGVPLVVAINKIDKPGGNVDRVTQELVAESVVPEEYGGDSPFVPVSAKTGEGIDNLLEQVLLQAEVLELKAPIDAPARGLVVEGRLDKGKGPVATILVQSGTLRRGDVILAGSSFGRVRAMLDENGKPITEAGPSIPVEIQGLTEVPQAGEEVMVMADERKAREIGLFRQGKFRDVKLAKQQAAKLENMFDQMAEGEVKNLPLIIKTDVQGSQEALVSSLQKLSTSEVRVQVVHAAVGGITESDVNLAVASKAVIIGFNARADAQARKLAESNGVDIRYYNIIYDAIDEIKSALSGMLAPEKRETVTGQVEIRQVILVSKVGAVAGCLVTDGVVKRSSSVRLLRNNIVVWTGEIDSLKRFKDDAKEVRAGLECGLSLKNYNDIQVGDSLEVFEVQEIARTL from the coding sequence ATGGCGAGTAACAACGTAGCCCAATTTGCCACCGAACTGAAGATGCCTGCAGACTTGCTGCTGACGCAGCTGCGTTCTGCCGGCGTCGAAAAAAGTTCGACGTCAGATCCATTGTCGAAAGATGATAAGGATAAGCTGCTCGATCACCTGCGTCGCACCCACGGCGCTGCAGCCGAAGTGGAAAAGAAAAAAATCACGCTGACGCGCAAGGAAACGACTGAAATCAAGCAGGCCGATGCCAATGGCAAGGCCCGCACGATCCAGGTCGCCGTCAAGAAAACGCGTACCTTCGTACAGCGCGACGAACCGGTCACGACCGCCCCTGCCGCACCTGCGGCACCGGTGATTGATCCGGCCGAAGTCGCTCGTCGCGAAGAAGAAGTGCGCAAGCAAGCCGAACTGATCGCACGCCAGGAAGCCGACCTGCGCGAGAAGCAGGAGCGCCTGGCCAAGCTCGACGCCGAGAAGGAAGCGCAAGCGAAAGCCACCGCCGACGCCGAAGCCCGCGCCAAGAAGGAAGCCGACGCCGAAGCCAAGCGCGATGCTGAACAAGCTGCTGCCAAGGCTGCCGCTTCGGCCCTGAACGCTGCCAACAGCAACGCCAATGCCAGCGCGACTGCAACCGATGCTGCCGCCAGCGCCGCTGCTGCCGCTGCCGCTGCCGCTGCGGACGCACAAAAGAAAGCTGCTGCCGAAGAAGCCAAGAAGAAAGCCGATGCTGCCGCCAAGGAAGCTGCTGAAAAAGCTGCTGCCACGGACCGTGCACGCAAGGCTGTGGCCGATGAAGTTGCACAGATCAAGGCCATGATGAACGCGCCGCGTCGCGCCATCAAGGCGCCGGAACCAGTACCAGTTCCGGTCAAGCCGAAGGTTGCCGAAGGCACGCTGCACAAGCCAGCGACCACGGCCGCTACCGCTGCCAAGCCGGGCGACAAGCCAGGCGATAAAAAGCCAGGCGACAAGAAATCGATCAAGTCGGCCAATGTGGCCTCGACCTGGTCCGACGACAAGAAGCGCGGCGCCCCAGGCGGCGGCAAAGGCCGTGGCGCCCCATCGGGCCCATCGACCGGCCGCGACAGCTGGCGCGGTGGCAAGGGTGGTCGTCGTCATTCGCAATCGGATGACCGCGAAACCAACTTCCAGGCCCCGACCGAAGCCGTGGTCAAGGACGTGCATGTACCGGAAACCATCACCGTGGCCGAACTGGCCCACAAGATGTCGGTCAAGGCGTCCGAGGTCATCAAGCAACTGATGAAGCTGGGCCAGATGTGCACCATTAACCAGGTGCTGGACCAGGAAACCGCGATGATCGTCGTCGAAGAAATGGGCCACAAAGCCCACGCCGCCGAGGAAGACGATCCGGAAGCGATCCTGGCCGACCAGGGTGAGCACGCTCACTTCGAGTCCAAGCCACGCGCACCGGTCGTGACCGTCATGGGTCACGTCGATCACGGTAAAACCTCGCTGCTGGACTACATCCGTCGCGCCAAGGTCGCGTCGGGCGAAGCCGGCGGGATTACCCAGCACATCGGCGCTTACCACGTCGATACGCCACGCGGCATGATCACCTTCCTCGATACCCCGGGTCACGAAGCCTTTACGGCCATGCGTGCCCGCGGTGCGAAAGCCACCGACATCGTCATCCTGGTGGTGGCGGCGGACGACGGCGTGATGCCTCAAACCAAGGAAGCTATCGCTCACGCGAAAGCGGCTGGCGTCCCACTGGTGGTGGCGATCAACAAGATCGACAAACCAGGCGGCAACGTTGACCGTGTGACGCAAGAGCTGGTTGCCGAGAGCGTGGTGCCGGAAGAATACGGTGGCGATTCGCCATTCGTGCCGGTATCGGCCAAGACCGGTGAAGGTATCGACAACCTGCTCGAGCAAGTGCTGCTGCAGGCCGAGGTACTGGAACTGAAAGCCCCGATCGATGCGCCGGCCCGTGGCCTGGTCGTCGAAGGTCGCCTGGACAAGGGCAAGGGCCCGGTTGCCACCATCCTGGTGCAGTCCGGTACCCTGCGTCGCGGCGACGTGATCCTGGCAGGCTCCTCGTTCGGCCGCGTGCGCGCCATGCTGGACGAAAACGGCAAGCCGATCACCGAAGCCGGTCCGTCGATTCCGGTCGAAATCCAGGGCCTGACCGAAGTGCCGCAAGCCGGTGAAGAAGTCATGGTCATGGCCGACGAGCGCAAGGCGCGTGAAATTGGTCTGTTCCGTCAAGGTAAGTTCCGTGACGTGAAATTGGCCAAGCAGCAAGCCGCGAAGCTGGAAAACATGTTCGACCAGATGGCCGAAGGCGAAGTCAAAAACCTGCCGTTGATCATCAAGACCGACGTGCAGGGTTCGCAAGAAGCGCTGGTGTCGTCGTTGCAGAAACTGTCCACCTCCGAAGTGCGCGTACAAGTTGTGCACGCAGCCGTCGGCGGTATCACGGAATCGGACGTCAACCTTGCCGTGGCCTCGAAGGCCGTCATCATTGGCTTCAACGCCCGTGCCGACGCCCAGGCCCGCAAGCTGGCCGAGTCCAATGGTGTGGACATTCGCTACTACAACATCATTTACGATGCGATCGACGAGATCAAATCGGCGCTGTCGGGCATGCTGGCACCGGAAAAACGCGAAACCGTTACCGGCCAGGTCGAGATTCGCCAGGTTATTCTGGTCTCGAAAGTCGGCGCCGTTGCCGGTTGCCTGGTCACCGATGGTGTGGTCAAGCGTTCGTCGTCGGTGCGCCTGCTGCGCAACAACATCGTGGTGTGGACTGGCGAAATCGACTCGCTCAAGCGCTTCAAGGACGATGCGAAAGAAGTCCGCGCCGGTCTGGAATGCGGCCTGTCGCTGAAGAACTACAACGACATCCAGGTGGGCGACTCCCTGGAAGTGTTCGAAGTGCAGGAAATCGCCCGTACGCTGTAA
- a CDS encoding glucokinase encodes MTATPSPSSPINDFPGGPRLLADVGGTNARFALETAPGKIVAIDVLPCADYPTLAAALLSYLGSPVVAEAGGAGAGGIRHGAIAIANPVTGDMVRMTNHHWAFSIEALRREVDFDTLLVVNDFTALASALPFLSSEQKRQVGGGTAVADTPLGLIGAGTGLGVSGLIPGKDGWTALLSEGGHVTFAPANPVEVAILQYAWTEFEHVSAERLMSGAGIELIYRALAKRHGVKVEPLVAADISRRALSGECALCDEVIEVFCCMLGTIASNLVVTLGAQGGIYIGGGIVPKLGDRFNRSGFRNRFEHKGRFFQYLAQVPTWVITAEYPAFVGVSAILSERLATV; translated from the coding sequence ATGACAGCTACTCCATCGCCATCCTCCCCGATCAACGACTTCCCAGGCGGACCGCGTCTGCTGGCGGACGTCGGCGGCACCAATGCGCGCTTCGCGCTGGAAACCGCCCCGGGCAAGATCGTGGCGATCGACGTGTTGCCATGTGCCGACTACCCGACCCTGGCGGCCGCCCTGTTGTCCTACCTGGGCTCGCCCGTGGTAGCCGAGGCTGGTGGGGCAGGCGCTGGCGGCATCCGCCACGGCGCCATCGCGATTGCCAACCCGGTCACCGGCGACATGGTGCGCATGACCAACCACCACTGGGCGTTTTCGATCGAAGCACTGCGCCGCGAAGTCGATTTCGACACTTTGCTGGTAGTAAATGACTTCACCGCGCTGGCCAGTGCGCTGCCGTTCCTGTCCTCCGAACAGAAGCGCCAGGTGGGCGGCGGGACTGCAGTAGCGGACACGCCGCTGGGCCTGATCGGCGCTGGTACCGGCCTCGGGGTTTCCGGCCTGATTCCCGGCAAGGATGGCTGGACCGCACTATTGAGCGAAGGCGGCCACGTCACCTTTGCGCCTGCCAATCCGGTGGAAGTGGCAATCCTGCAATATGCCTGGACCGAATTCGAGCATGTTTCGGCCGAGCGCCTGATGTCGGGCGCCGGTATCGAGCTGATTTACCGCGCGCTGGCAAAACGCCATGGCGTGAAGGTCGAACCGCTGGTCGCCGCCGACATTTCGCGCCGCGCCCTGTCCGGTGAATGCGCCTTGTGCGATGAAGTGATCGAGGTGTTTTGTTGCATGCTGGGTACCATCGCCAGCAACCTGGTGGTCACGCTGGGCGCGCAGGGCGGTATATATATTGGCGGCGGCATCGTGCCGAAACTCGGTGACCGCTTCAACCGCTCCGGTTTCCGCAACCGCTTCGAGCACAAGGGCAGGTTCTTCCAGTACTTGGCGCAAGTGCCTACCTGGGTGATCACGGCGGAGTATCCGGCCTTCGTTGGTGTATCCGCAATCTTGTCAGAAAGACTTGCTACCGTGTAA
- the nusA gene encoding transcription termination factor NusA gives MSREVLLLVDALAREKNVDKDVVFGALEFALAQATKKRYEGEVDIRVSIDRESGEFESFRRWHVVPDEAGLQLPDQEILHFEAKEQIADIEVDDHIEEPIESVEFGRRFAQDTKQVVLQRVRDAEREQILADFLERGDSLVTGTIKRMERGDAIVESGKIEARLPRDQMIPKENLRIGDRVRAYILRVDRNMRGPQVILSRTAPEFIAKLFELEVPEIEQGMLEIKSAARDAGVRAKIAVYTADKRIDPIGTCVGMRGSRVQAVTGELGGERVDIVLWSEDPAQFVIGALAPANVSSIMVDEEKHAMDVVVDEENLAIAIGRSGQNVRLASDLTGWKINIMTAEESADKAAQETAAVRALFMEKLDVDQEVADILVEEGFASLEEIAYVPISEMLEIESFDEDTVNELRTRARDALVTEAIASEEGLEGMEEALVGLEGMDRITAGKLGLAGIKTVEAFAGLAYDEFGAILAFSSDRARALISNEFEDVTDDEMKLVDSKYDDRAKGLQAKAWTLAESAKA, from the coding sequence ATGAGTCGCGAAGTTTTGTTATTGGTAGACGCGCTGGCGCGTGAAAAGAACGTCGATAAGGATGTCGTTTTCGGCGCCCTCGAATTCGCATTGGCGCAAGCCACGAAGAAACGGTATGAGGGTGAAGTAGACATCCGCGTTTCGATCGACCGCGAATCGGGCGAATTCGAATCGTTCCGCCGCTGGCACGTGGTACCAGATGAAGCCGGCCTGCAACTGCCGGACCAGGAAATCCTGCACTTCGAAGCCAAGGAACAAATCGCCGACATCGAAGTGGACGACCACATCGAAGAGCCGATCGAATCCGTGGAATTCGGCCGCCGTTTTGCCCAAGACACCAAGCAGGTCGTGCTGCAACGCGTGCGCGATGCCGAGCGCGAACAGATCCTGGCCGACTTCCTCGAACGCGGCGACTCGCTCGTGACCGGCACCATCAAGCGCATGGAACGCGGCGATGCCATCGTCGAATCGGGCAAGATCGAAGCCCGCCTGCCGCGCGACCAGATGATCCCGAAGGAAAATCTGCGTATCGGCGACCGCGTCCGTGCCTACATCCTGCGCGTGGACCGCAATATGCGCGGCCCGCAAGTGATCCTGTCGCGCACCGCGCCGGAATTCATTGCCAAGCTGTTCGAGCTGGAAGTGCCGGAAATCGAACAAGGCATGCTGGAAATTAAATCGGCTGCCCGCGACGCCGGCGTGCGCGCAAAAATCGCCGTGTACACGGCCGACAAGCGCATCGACCCGATCGGTACCTGCGTCGGCATGCGCGGTTCGCGCGTGCAGGCCGTTACCGGCGAGCTCGGTGGCGAGCGCGTGGACATCGTGCTGTGGTCCGAAGATCCGGCCCAGTTCGTCATTGGCGCGCTGGCCCCGGCCAACGTTTCGTCGATCATGGTCGATGAGGAAAAACACGCCATGGACGTGGTCGTGGACGAGGAAAACCTCGCCATCGCCATCGGCCGCTCGGGCCAGAACGTACGCCTGGCGTCCGATCTGACCGGCTGGAAGATCAACATCATGACGGCCGAGGAATCGGCCGACAAGGCAGCCCAGGAAACCGCGGCAGTGCGTGCACTGTTCATGGAAAAACTGGACGTTGACCAGGAAGTCGCCGACATCCTGGTGGAAGAGGGCTTTGCCAGCCTGGAAGAAATCGCTTACGTGCCGATCTCCGAAATGCTGGAAATCGAATCGTTTGACGAAGATACCGTCAACGAACTGCGTACCCGTGCCCGTGACGCCCTGGTAACCGAAGCGATTGCTTCGGAAGAAGGCCTGGAAGGCATGGAAGAGGCACTGGTCGGTCTGGAAGGCATGGACCGCATCACCGCCGGTAAGCTGGGCCTGGCAGGTATCAAGACTGTTGAAGCATTTGCAGGCCTGGCCTACGACGAATTTGGCGCCATTCTGGCCTTCTCGTCCGACCGCGCCCGCGCGCTGATTTCGAATGAATTTGAAGATGTGACCGACGATGAGATGAAACTGGTCGATTCGAAGTACGACGACCGAGCGAAGGGCCTGCAAGCCAAGGCCTGGACCCTGGCAGAATCGGCAAAGGCTTAA
- the rimP gene encoding ribosome maturation factor RimP translates to MQLPQLIETTVTGLGYELVDVERAERGVLRVFIDFTAADAEEKGPITVEDCATVSHQLSHVLTVENVSYERLEISSPGLDRPVRKLEDFVRFAGCEAIVKLRTAMPGTNNRKSFQGILQEPQGENLSLEFESNDGPALLEFTLADMDKARLVPQVVFKGRKA, encoded by the coding sequence TTGCAGCTGCCGCAGTTAATTGAAACGACCGTCACTGGTCTGGGCTATGAGCTGGTTGATGTCGAACGGGCCGAGCGCGGAGTGCTGCGCGTGTTTATCGATTTCACCGCGGCCGACGCTGAGGAAAAAGGTCCGATTACCGTGGAAGATTGCGCCACGGTCAGTCACCAGCTGTCGCACGTGCTGACGGTCGAGAACGTGAGTTACGAACGTCTCGAGATTTCGTCGCCAGGGCTCGATCGCCCGGTGCGCAAGCTGGAAGACTTCGTGCGTTTTGCCGGTTGCGAAGCAATTGTCAAACTGCGCACCGCAATGCCGGGTACGAACAACCGTAAATCGTTCCAGGGGATTCTGCAAGAACCCCAGGGCGAGAATTTGTCGTTGGAATTTGAAAGCAATGATGGTCCGGCGCTGTTGGAGTTTACGCTCGCCGATATGGATAAGGCACGCTTGGTGCCGCAGGTGGTTTTTAAGGGACGCAAAGCATGA